ATTTGGAGGGTGAGGACAGACCTGTCCTGCAGAACCGGGAACACCAGAGCGCTCGTCTTTCCTGAACGAAAAACACACAAACGGCCTCATTTGTGATGCAGCATTTTATCACCGCCGGccgagcgtgtgtgtgtgtgtgtgtgtgtgtgtgtgtgtgtgtgtgtgtgtgttcgtgacAGTCAATAATCACCGCCGACTTCTTACCATAATTGTACCCGAGGCTGCTCTTCCTTAACAAGCAATAAAATCTAAAGAGGAATCGCAGCAGGGTCCGAGCGTACGAGTCCACCGCCGAGAACATCCATCAACCGCTAACGGCTCACCGAAAAACCGCCGCGCACTTCGGATAATGATTCCGAAAAATACAGGAAAGTGAATAAAAACGCACTTCTGtagcagctacacacacacacactatattgacaaaagtatcgggacgccccttcCGATTTATAGAGCAGTAGTCGTCTGGAGGAtagggtgctggactagtaatcaaaaggttgccaattcaagccccacctccgccaagctgccactgttgggcccctaagtagggctcttaacccttaattgctcggTTGTACTCGTCGCCCGTCCTCTCCTGCTTGATGCGGATCTCGTGCTCGGCCGTGTGCAGGCACACCGGGCGGGGCTGCTTCCGGTACTGAGTGGTCTCCGATGTGCCCAGGTAGCGCTCGCTCTGCTGTTGGCGCTCGTGCAGGCGGGTCACCCATGTAGCAGtcgtagtaatcagaaggttgccggttcaagccccacctccgccaagttcccactgttgggcccctaagtaaggctcttaacccttaattgctcggTTGTATTCGGTCACAACATACAAAGTAAGTCACTAACACACAACAGTTGCACACAGGTGTgataaatcagtcatataaaggGAATCATATGCACCCGGCtgtgcaacagtttagggaaggcctgcaccccctataaagacatgaagaaaagctccagccatacaaacgctgcaggcacaaattcccacacacagacacacttgtgagaagcttctcagaagagcatcGCTTGTTCAAGCTGATCAGACAGacgtcgctctgttttaatattgtTAGTTTTTAAAACGGGACGttcgacaagctcatggtctggcgtccaaatacttttggaagTATAGTGAAATACAGCGTGGTGCTGATGTGGCTCCGTTCTGAATCAGTTCCAGGATGATCAGCGTCCGTGGCAGGAAACGCTCCGGTTCTCCTGATGTTCAGCGGAGGAACCTGCATGATCTGCTCATTAGATTAGAAACATGAGCTGGAAATGAGAGCGGACTATCTACTGGTGCTTAGTGGTTTCCAGTTGAGAgtctgtacatacagtgtatagggtctgtctgaaaacctatgCCGGAACAGGAatgggaccttccctaaactgttgctgcaaagtctttGTTGCGTGTTGGCAACTGCTGTGGCtgacatacatacagtacattcggtcttaaaaggggcgtcccgatacttttgtccatatagtgtagggtAGGATTGGTGCAGTctgggaactggatatgactagactgggagggGAAAAAGGATTTGACTTTACTGTACCCATAAAACAGGGCTGGATTGACTGCACCCACTGAGCATTACAAGGGTCTGAGCCTCTATAAGCTCATGAGGATTAAAGCCTGCTGGACTGTAAACAGAGTCTGGCAGCTTCTGATTCACAGCAAACCTGTTTGATTTGGGACAAATTTCCTCTTAGTATAATGTAAAGCAAAGCGAAGGCAGAGCGCCCACTGTTCCACGTATGCTCTATAGGTGCTGACAAACCAGCTctttttatatgggcacagagaagtcagctgATGTGTAAATCCTGATCACTAGTAAGGAATTCAGGCTGTTCAGTCACAGagaaagaacagttgcagaaatcccTAAAATTTCGAGACTGGCACGACTTGCCCGCCCCTCACTGGCACCGGCGGCGACTACGGAAAGAAAAACTGGGCGTGGCTTACCTGTGTGCACGAACATGTGTTTGACGAAGTTCTGTTTGGCAGTGAAGGTTTTGCAGCACAGGGTGCAGGCGTACGGTTTCTTCTCGCCCTGCTGGACAACTGCGCCCGCCGTCTGCTGCTGCTGCGCCGGCTGGGCGCCCGCGGGAGGCACCCCGCTCAGGCCGCCGGGGAAGGGCGCCATGCTGTGGGGGGGCACGGCCACGAACTGGGGCTGCTGGGAGCCCACGGACTGCTGCAGGCTGAACAGGAAGGGCTTGTTCTCGTTGGCCGACGGCTGGGCGGCGAAGAGGGTGGGCAGGTACGAGCCGTTGCCGCCGGACAGCGTGAGCGGCATGCGCAGGTTGGCCGCCATGGTGTCGCACGGGCGGATGTAGAGCTGGCTGCCGGGCACCGAGCTGAGAGCGACGGGACTGGAGAGCGGCGGCTGGTCCATGGCGATGTCGCGCCCGTCGCCGCTGTTGTTGTCCTCGCCCATTTCCTGGCTCTGCTCCGGGGAGGAGTCGGTCACCTCGATGTGGACGGGCGTGACGGCCTCGGGCTCGCCGTCGCGCCTGAAGTCGGGCATGAAGTGCTGCTCGGACGGGTCGTTCTCCGTGCCCACGGAGGAGCTGACCCCCGAGTCGAAGCTCTCTCCTTTGGGTTCTCCGTTGGTCTCTTCGTCCAGGCCGTAGCAGCCGTACTCGTCGCCCGTCCTCTCCTGCTTGATGCGGATCTCGTGCTCGGCCGTGTGCAGGCGCACCGGGCGGGGCTGCTTCCGGCAGTGTGTGGTCTCCGACGTGCCCAGGTAGCGCTCGCTCTGCTGTTGGCGCTCGTGCAGGCGGGTCACCCATGCGGCGGGATCCTGCACGCCGTCTTTCTGCAGGGACTCGAAGCTGGTGATGCTGGTGTAGTGCTGGCGCTCGCGGGCGCCGTTCTGCAGCTCCAGGCCGGTGTAGACGGAGGAGTAGGCGCCGCCCTGCTCGATGTCACTGCACGGGCCGGAGGTGCCCGAGTCGGGCGTGCCGCGCGGCGTCTCCTGGGCCTGCGAGACGATGCGCGTGCACTCGTCGATGACGGTCTTGATCTGCAGGATGCTGGCGGCCGTGAGGATCTGCAGCGCCTCCGAGTGCGCCACCCGCAGCGCCCCGCTGTACATGAAGTCGATGAGCTTCTGCACGGACTGCACCGACACCACGGCGGGCACCTCGATGTCGCTGTAGCCCAGCAGCAGCTTGTCCTGGAAGAAGGGGCTGGCGGCGGCGAGCACGCAGCGGTGGGCGCGCAGCATGCTGCCGTGGATGCGCACCGTCACGTCGCAGAAGTGGCCGCGGTTGCGCTGCTCGTTCAGGGTCTCCAGTACCGAGCTGCTGAAGTTGTGCAGGTTGATGTTGTGGACGCGCTCAGTCATCCCCCTTTGTGGCTGATGGTGGCAACCTgcggggcaaacacacacacacacacacacacacacacagagaaacacacactgatTAGACCAGTGAGATACAATGTGTGTCCAAAACATACGTGTCAAATTACATGGTTTCAAATGGATTTGGTCACAGGCCTTCCCCAAATTGGTGACAACACTTTGAGGAAGGCCTGTGACCAAATAAAGGCCCATTGAGACCTGGTTTAGGTTTGGCGATCTCAACCTTACTGAAGACGTTTGAAATGAAGTGAGACGTTGGTACAAATACCCGACATTCGGGTGGCACAGCTTTCTGTTTCACGCTAACCCACCATTGCTGGGATCCGGGTACGAATCTCAACCGTGCTGTCGGCCGACCAGGTATCTACAcagtcatgattggctatgtctgagggtaagggggtggctgaagccctgagatggattgcCGCCATATTCAGAGTTTTTTTGTTTGCGTCCAGTGTCTCatggtggaactggacctgccgtgaccctgactcCAAGGTCTTATAGGTGGGAACCTTTTTAATAATgtacatggttttaaaataagatgtccaacacgcttatggtcaggtgtccacatacttttggttataaaGTGTACATTGACCATGTacagaaataaattatttaccATGGGGGGGGTGGGACCATGTGCATTAATAGTTTTACATGTTTATAATTAACTAACAATAATTGTGGAGTTGCTTAAGGGCCTGTGTTTGATACCCCGGCTTGGTGACCAGGGTtctgttctgtgtggagtttgcatgttctccttatgtctgcgtgggttgtctccgggtgctccggtttcctccccacaagtccaaagacgtgctgTCAGGACGAGTGGAGATACTAGAAATTgacccaagtgtgtgtgtgtgtgtgtgtctgcactgtAATGGACTAATGACATGTAcagtgtgtttcctgcctttcgctcaATGCatcagacccactgagaccctgaccaggttaaagcagTGGCAGAacacacaatgaatgaatgaactggtTTGATTTCACAACTGAATAATAAGTTGCGTGTGAGGTCAGTGCTGAagagtacattttatttttaatgcttatCACCGAATGGCTGGTGCCCCCCTGTGCCCCCTGTGCCCtgatcttaataaataatggtAAACAGAGTAAAACATTCAGAGCAGAATAAtgaggatgatgaggatgataATGAGTGTGGCCGCAGACAGGAGGCGCTAGTGAGCCGCCCCGGCTGAGTGTGAGCTCTCTGTATGCTGAGATATACAATGACTGTACATGTGTTTCCATTCTGCACCTCACAGGAGAGAATCAAGCCAAAATAATGCAGCTGTTTATTTATGCAGCGGTGATTAATGTTCCTCTCAGCCCGAGTTTCTTCCACCGGAGAGAAAAATCAGGGCGGATTTTAAACACGAGGCCTGAAACCATCAGAGAATCATttctacatttataaataaatctttaacACTTTTAATGAATCActactgtaactgtaacttCAGATCCTCAGA
The DNA window shown above is from Trichomycterus rosablanca isolate fTriRos1 chromosome 26, fTriRos1.hap1, whole genome shotgun sequence and carries:
- the zbtb20 gene encoding zinc finger and BTB domain-containing protein 20 translates to MTERVHNINLHNFSSSVLETLNEQRNRGHFCDVTVRIHGSMLRAHRCVLAAASPFFQDKLLLGYSDIEVPAVVSVQSVQKLIDFMYSGALRVAHSEALQILTAASILQIKTVIDECTRIVSQAQETPRGTPDSGTSGPCSDIEQGGAYSSVYTGLELQNGARERQHYTSITSFESLQKDGVQDPAAWVTRLHERQQQSERYLGTSETTHCRKQPRPVRLHTAEHEIRIKQERTGDEYGCYGLDEETNGEPKGESFDSGVSSSVGTENDPSEQHFMPDFRRDGEPEAVTPVHIEVTDSSPEQSQEMGEDNNSGDGRDIAMDQPPLSSPVALSSVPGSQLYIRPCDTMAANLRMPLTLSGGNGSYLPTLFAAQPSANENKPFLFSLQQSVGSQQPQFVAVPPHSMAPFPGGLSGVPPAGAQPAQQQQTAGAVVQQGEKKPYACTLCCKTFTAKQNFVKHMFVHTGEKPHQCSICWRSFSLKDYLIKHMVTHTGVRAYQCSICNKRFTQKSSLNVHMRLHRGEKSYECYICKKKFSHKTLLERHMALHSTGAAGVVAGVTGVVAGVTGVVAGVTGTSPAGPASIPVPIPVPEPGPGVVALAMPVGGGGAGAVVSGSGVGVASEASCQEATTYMCSVCPVKFDQIEHFNDHMRKHVSDG